The proteins below come from a single Bryobacter aggregatus MPL3 genomic window:
- a CDS encoding DUF1501 domain-containing protein, which yields MTTRRNFVSAGSLGALGISLPQYLRAAAASPGTGKAKSCILFWLEGGPSQVDTFDPKPNSAFKPISTNVAGIQVSELLPQIAKRMNKLSLVRSMHTRGTDHPQGCHYAITGHESNPVMQFPSIGSVIAREVGSRNGIPPHILVPQWAQSRQYEQYFGSGFLGPDYDPMALPDPSRKDFQVTDLSLPKGLSEQAVAGRQSFLDIVDQRYRKLTQSVEHSNMDGFTAQAWKMLLNPAVRDAFDLTKEPDSLRDRYGRDAVGQSALYARRLVEAGARFVTAAGYHTLAWDTHGDNDTGHRDRLCPKFDRTLAVLLDDLEERGLLDSTVVLAMGEFGRTPFVNSDRGRDHWPTCWSLAIGGGGLTGGQVIGSSDATGGNVTSRLTSMGDIFATVYKAFGIDWTKEYDTPVGRPIKIANALDDETGKPLSELFT from the coding sequence ATGACCACCCGCAGAAATTTTGTTTCCGCCGGTTCTTTGGGGGCACTCGGAATCTCGCTCCCCCAATATTTGCGCGCTGCAGCAGCGAGCCCTGGCACTGGCAAGGCGAAGTCCTGCATCCTGTTCTGGCTCGAAGGAGGACCGAGCCAGGTGGATACCTTCGATCCCAAACCAAACTCTGCGTTCAAGCCAATCTCCACCAACGTTGCCGGCATCCAGGTATCAGAGTTATTGCCTCAGATTGCCAAGCGCATGAATAAGCTCTCGCTCGTCCGCTCCATGCACACGCGCGGCACAGACCATCCCCAGGGTTGCCACTATGCGATCACCGGGCACGAGTCGAATCCAGTGATGCAGTTCCCTTCGATCGGCTCCGTCATCGCCCGTGAGGTTGGGTCCCGCAACGGCATCCCGCCGCACATTCTGGTTCCGCAGTGGGCACAAAGCCGGCAGTATGAGCAGTACTTCGGATCGGGCTTCCTTGGTCCGGACTATGACCCGATGGCATTGCCCGACCCGAGCCGCAAAGACTTTCAAGTCACCGACCTGAGCTTGCCCAAGGGCCTCTCTGAGCAGGCTGTAGCAGGCCGGCAGTCCTTTCTCGATATCGTCGATCAGCGATACCGCAAGTTGACGCAAAGCGTCGAGCACTCCAACATGGACGGGTTCACAGCACAAGCTTGGAAGATGTTGTTGAACCCCGCTGTACGCGATGCTTTCGACTTGACCAAGGAACCAGATTCCCTGCGAGATCGGTACGGCCGCGACGCCGTAGGCCAAAGCGCTCTGTATGCACGCCGTCTTGTGGAAGCAGGCGCACGCTTTGTCACCGCAGCGGGTTATCACACGCTCGCCTGGGACACTCACGGGGATAACGACACCGGCCATCGGGATCGTCTTTGTCCGAAGTTTGATCGCACCTTAGCCGTCCTGCTCGATGATCTTGAGGAGCGAGGTCTCCTTGATTCCACCGTCGTGCTCGCAATGGGTGAGTTCGGCAGAACCCCGTTCGTCAACTCCGATCGCGGGCGCGATCATTGGCCCACCTGCTGGTCTCTGGCGATCGGTGGTGGAGGACTTACCGGCGGCCAGGTGATCGGTTCGAGCGATGCCACAGGAGGCAATGTCACCAGCCGTCTCACCAGCATGGGAGACATCTTCGCAACCGTCTATAAGGCCTTCGGCATTGATTGGACCAAGGAGTACGACACTCCCGTTGGCCGGCCCATCAAGATCGCAAACGCTCTCGACGATGAGACCGGCAAACCGTTGTCGGAGCTCTTCACCTAA
- a CDS encoding TonB-dependent receptor → MNPGPPARGNYLLLLLAVLLSLPLLAQTGTDGSFFGTVLDSSGAAVPRAEITIKQLNTGLTKTVAADETGNFAIPALPIGPYFIGVRSKGFKRWELSRTELTVGDRSRLSPVLTVGDVAETVAVEATAEVLQTEKTSVETVVQMRQIRELPLATRNPLALVALVPGMRWESTQDGGERATYIQGQGLRNNKAGFQLDGLNSNAPMDEGGTAIPNVDTIAEFNVQTMNFTAESGRNPMQVLVVTKSGTNNLHGAAWEFVQNDAFNARNTFSPTIARVRRNQFGAAVGGPILKNKTFFFGAYEGTIIRNARIYNSLGVTPAMKTGDFSALSKTIIDPLTKQPFPGNRIPADRISSASKYFLPLILEPNSSDGFFKQNASAKNDTHEGTLRIDHMITSGQRVYGRWVTVRQPQDQLGYVPNPSITGFSQVKQDNIGANYSWTVSPNILFTASAGVMRTNSSYTNPSLGKQNDVLLAGIQGIPTAGREAWIGPPDISFANGYTGVSFPGGWGVPGYLKGDVRNGKVAVSAIRGRNTLAAGFEYGDWHTFGEHGSAAARGSFAFNNLYTNDGFADYLLGYASSSNRNDPLTKFGTDKSPYAAGYIQDTWRVRSNLTLELGIRYERWLARHNVNDVSSTWDPKRNIMVTAVDSNGKPNLTAFAVTPYLAAATKGLFITAREAGIPDGLYEPNGNWAPRLGAVYRPFKNENIIIRGGYGIFYNSYTGNRGASTVNIPHWSLESLSFSPTTLQRWETMWPASPTTFGPGTIYAPAYNLRPARTHEWNFTVQTALPGRTALTVAYVGTLVGNEVGVRNYNEATTGLHTNLQADRPFPAFASIQINENFGRNWYNALQTKVERRYSTGLAFTVSYSFSRSMMSNTPDCETCALTPYSPDWYNRGRTSFDRRHIEYATVVWEAPFGRGKKFGTQINRVVDLIAGGWQLNVTQQGQSGAPLSISAGTPSLGNSWTPRANIVGNPGVSNPSPALWFNTAAFAAPPAYVFGNSGIGIIEGPGNFAINTGLTKNFHATESKYFQFRFETFNTTNRVNYNNPSTSLTSATYGRITSAGSSRYMQLGLKFLF, encoded by the coding sequence ATGAATCCAGGCCCGCCCGCACGCGGCAATTACCTACTTCTACTCTTGGCTGTTCTGCTGTCGCTGCCGCTCCTGGCACAGACCGGTACGGACGGCTCGTTTTTCGGAACTGTCCTCGATTCATCCGGCGCCGCAGTACCTCGCGCCGAAATTACGATTAAGCAACTCAACACCGGCCTGACCAAGACTGTCGCCGCCGATGAGACTGGAAACTTTGCCATCCCTGCCCTGCCCATCGGGCCATACTTCATCGGCGTTCGCTCTAAGGGCTTTAAACGATGGGAGCTCTCCCGTACAGAGCTCACGGTCGGGGACCGCAGCCGTCTCAGCCCTGTTCTCACGGTTGGAGACGTCGCCGAAACCGTTGCCGTCGAGGCCACAGCCGAAGTGCTCCAGACGGAAAAGACATCTGTCGAAACGGTTGTGCAGATGCGGCAGATTCGCGAGTTGCCGCTAGCCACACGCAACCCTCTCGCTCTTGTTGCGCTGGTGCCCGGCATGCGCTGGGAAAGCACACAGGATGGGGGCGAGCGCGCCACCTACATTCAAGGACAGGGCTTGCGCAACAACAAGGCCGGCTTCCAGTTGGATGGGCTGAACTCCAATGCCCCCATGGATGAGGGCGGCACAGCAATCCCGAACGTCGATACGATTGCCGAGTTCAACGTCCAGACCATGAACTTCACCGCAGAGAGCGGGCGCAATCCGATGCAGGTTTTGGTGGTCACCAAATCGGGCACCAACAATCTACATGGCGCGGCATGGGAGTTTGTGCAGAACGACGCCTTCAACGCCCGCAATACCTTCTCACCCACCATCGCCCGGGTGCGCCGCAACCAGTTTGGCGCCGCGGTAGGTGGCCCGATCCTCAAAAACAAAACCTTCTTCTTCGGCGCTTACGAAGGTACGATCATTCGCAACGCACGCATCTACAACAGTCTTGGCGTCACCCCTGCGATGAAAACCGGCGACTTTAGTGCGCTCAGCAAAACCATCATCGATCCTCTGACAAAGCAGCCCTTCCCTGGCAATCGAATTCCGGCAGATCGTATCTCTTCCGCATCGAAATACTTCCTGCCGTTGATCCTCGAACCCAATTCCTCAGACGGCTTCTTCAAGCAGAACGCCTCGGCGAAGAACGACACCCACGAAGGCACGCTCCGCATCGACCACATGATCACATCCGGCCAGCGGGTTTACGGCCGCTGGGTCACGGTACGGCAACCCCAGGATCAACTCGGTTACGTACCCAATCCGTCGATCACTGGCTTCTCGCAAGTGAAGCAGGACAACATCGGCGCCAACTACAGTTGGACTGTCTCGCCCAACATCTTGTTCACCGCCTCGGCCGGGGTGATGCGAACCAATAGCAGCTATACCAATCCGTCTCTTGGCAAGCAGAACGATGTTCTGCTTGCTGGCATCCAAGGCATCCCGACAGCAGGCCGTGAAGCTTGGATCGGCCCACCGGATATCAGCTTTGCGAATGGCTATACCGGCGTCAGCTTCCCTGGCGGTTGGGGCGTTCCTGGCTATCTCAAAGGCGACGTTCGCAATGGCAAAGTAGCAGTCAGCGCGATCCGTGGCCGCAATACGCTGGCCGCCGGCTTTGAGTACGGCGATTGGCACACCTTTGGAGAACACGGTTCAGCCGCAGCCCGCGGCTCCTTCGCATTTAACAATCTCTATACCAATGATGGATTCGCCGATTATCTACTTGGCTACGCCTCTTCCAGTAATCGCAACGATCCGCTCACCAAGTTCGGAACGGATAAGAGCCCTTACGCTGCCGGCTACATTCAGGACACCTGGCGCGTCAGGTCGAATCTGACCTTAGAACTTGGCATCCGCTATGAGCGCTGGCTGGCCCGCCACAACGTCAACGATGTCTCGAGTACCTGGGACCCCAAGCGAAACATCATGGTTACCGCCGTCGACTCGAATGGCAAGCCCAATCTCACTGCCTTCGCCGTCACTCCTTATCTGGCAGCAGCCACCAAAGGCCTCTTCATCACGGCACGCGAGGCAGGCATTCCCGATGGACTCTACGAACCCAATGGGAACTGGGCTCCCCGTCTCGGCGCAGTCTATCGCCCGTTCAAAAATGAGAACATCATCATTCGTGGCGGCTACGGCATCTTCTACAACAGCTACACGGGCAATCGCGGCGCCTCGACCGTGAATATTCCGCATTGGAGCCTCGAGTCGTTGAGTTTTAGTCCAACCACCTTGCAGCGATGGGAGACCATGTGGCCTGCCTCGCCCACGACCTTCGGGCCTGGCACCATCTATGCTCCCGCCTACAACCTCCGCCCCGCTCGCACTCATGAGTGGAACTTCACGGTACAAACCGCGCTGCCAGGACGCACCGCCCTCACCGTCGCCTACGTCGGCACACTGGTTGGCAATGAAGTTGGCGTTCGGAATTACAACGAAGCCACGACAGGCCTCCATACGAATCTACAGGCGGACCGCCCCTTCCCTGCCTTCGCCAGCATCCAGATCAATGAGAACTTCGGACGGAACTGGTATAACGCACTGCAGACCAAAGTGGAGCGCCGCTACTCCACCGGTCTCGCCTTCACCGTCTCTTACTCCTTCTCGCGTAGCATGATGTCGAATACACCAGACTGCGAAACCTGCGCGCTCACGCCTTACTCCCCCGATTGGTATAACCGAGGACGCACTTCCTTCGATCGCCGTCACATCGAGTATGCAACCGTCGTTTGGGAAGCACCCTTTGGACGCGGCAAGAAGTTCGGCACACAAATCAACCGTGTCGTTGACCTCATCGCCGGTGGATGGCAACTCAATGTAACCCAACAGGGGCAATCTGGTGCGCCTCTCAGTATCTCCGCAGGTACCCCGAGTCTGGGTAATTCCTGGACGCCAAGAGCCAATATCGTCGGGAATCCCGGAGTGAGCAATCCAAGTCCTGCCCTCTGGTTTAACACTGCCGCATTTGCAGCGCCGCCCGCCTACGTCTTCGGCAATTCCGGCATCGGAATCATCGAAGGCCCCGGCAACTTTGCCATCAATACGGGGCTTACAAAGAACTTCCACGCCACGGAGTCGAAGTACTTTCAGTTCCGCTTTGAGACCTTCAACACCACCAACCGCGTGAACTACAACAACCCAAGCACATCGCTGACCAGCGCAACCTATGGCAGGATCACAAGTGCCGGGTCGTCGCGGTACATGCAACTGGGACTGAAGTTCCTCTTCTAA
- a CDS encoding alpha/beta hydrolase family protein, protein MLLLLFAASVWSPDALMSLQTIHDPQLSSDGKQVAYVVRQVDTAANRYLSTIWLLTRGKSPQPMPASHPTDASPRWSPDGRQLAFLSRRSGNLQIHLSSGRQLTQSTTGIQFFRWSRDGRQIAYVAPRPLSAEEQQDRAAGRDMIIAGKNYRDSAIVVLTLATGATQTLHIPKHVLSFDWSPDGSKIAYAAQKNGRAQQRFHADLFEYSLAKGTDTPLVVQPGQDLYPVYSNDGKYIAFHSQVGSLSYFGPRQLGVVPSGGGPIRYLTQTLDGDVFSGGSKIWWSPDDKEIRFGAGKGSSDYLYSVDVANALGKRLGHSDTNSFSISADGQHTALLRDSALYLDQKLLVDLKPQGMPAFQTETVRWKSKDGLEIEGVLRYPVNYATGKKVPLLVLVHGGPTGVATESFPVPRMYPTQAFLQEGFATFEPNFRGSINYGPAFRTATIQRQGYGDMDDIMTGVDHLIAKGIADPNRLGIMGWSYGGFLSSWIITQTNRFQAASLGGCSMDWVTYYGMSVGGDDGPPEVIHEYFGGKPWDRLEAYYRHSQRPHLKNIKTPTLLMRGERDLDNVAELYLALTESKIPTEFITYPREPHSIGEPAHQRDMMTRNLDWFKRWLRP, encoded by the coding sequence ATGCTACTTCTTCTCTTCGCTGCTTCCGTCTGGTCTCCTGATGCACTGATGTCGCTACAGACCATCCATGACCCGCAACTGTCATCCGATGGAAAACAGGTTGCCTATGTTGTGCGTCAAGTAGACACAGCAGCAAACCGCTATCTCTCTACGATCTGGCTGCTCACCCGCGGCAAGTCCCCTCAACCCATGCCTGCCTCACATCCGACAGATGCAAGCCCACGCTGGTCTCCTGATGGAAGGCAGCTCGCCTTTCTCTCCCGTCGCAGCGGAAACTTGCAGATTCATCTCTCATCCGGACGGCAGCTCACCCAATCGACCACCGGCATCCAGTTCTTTCGCTGGTCTCGAGATGGCAGACAAATCGCCTATGTCGCCCCACGCCCGCTCTCTGCGGAAGAGCAACAGGATCGGGCTGCAGGCCGGGACATGATCATCGCGGGAAAGAACTATCGAGACAGCGCCATCGTCGTTCTGACCCTTGCGACAGGGGCCACGCAGACGCTGCATATCCCCAAGCACGTTCTGAGTTTTGATTGGTCTCCGGACGGTTCCAAGATTGCCTACGCGGCACAGAAGAATGGACGGGCGCAGCAACGCTTTCATGCAGACCTGTTTGAATATTCACTTGCCAAAGGAACCGATACGCCTCTTGTCGTGCAACCAGGACAGGATCTCTACCCTGTTTATTCCAACGACGGGAAGTACATCGCCTTCCATTCCCAGGTTGGCAGTCTCAGTTATTTTGGTCCGCGACAGCTGGGCGTGGTGCCTTCAGGTGGCGGCCCGATTCGCTACCTCACACAGACCTTGGACGGCGATGTATTTAGCGGAGGATCGAAGATCTGGTGGAGTCCCGATGACAAGGAGATTCGTTTCGGCGCTGGCAAAGGAAGCAGCGATTATCTCTATTCCGTCGATGTTGCAAACGCTCTCGGAAAGAGACTCGGGCACAGTGACACAAACTCATTCAGCATCAGTGCCGATGGACAGCATACCGCCCTCCTCCGCGACTCGGCGCTCTATCTCGATCAAAAGCTGCTTGTCGATCTGAAACCGCAGGGCATGCCTGCCTTCCAGACAGAAACAGTGCGATGGAAGTCGAAGGATGGCCTCGAAATCGAGGGAGTCCTTCGCTATCCGGTGAACTACGCAACTGGCAAGAAAGTGCCCTTGCTCGTTCTTGTTCATGGTGGCCCGACAGGTGTCGCGACAGAGTCGTTCCCTGTTCCCCGCATGTATCCGACGCAGGCCTTTCTTCAAGAAGGCTTTGCTACCTTTGAACCCAACTTCCGTGGCAGCATCAACTATGGTCCTGCCTTTCGGACGGCCACCATCCAGCGGCAGGGGTATGGAGACATGGACGACATCATGACCGGTGTGGATCATCTCATCGCCAAAGGAATCGCCGATCCCAACCGCCTCGGCATCATGGGCTGGAGCTATGGCGGCTTTCTCAGCTCCTGGATCATCACCCAAACCAATCGCTTCCAGGCCGCATCCCTTGGTGGTTGCAGCATGGATTGGGTCACTTACTACGGGATGTCGGTCGGCGGGGATGACGGCCCGCCTGAAGTCATCCACGAGTACTTCGGCGGCAAGCCTTGGGATCGCCTAGAAGCCTATTACCGGCACTCACAGCGTCCTCACTTAAAGAACATCAAAACGCCAACATTGCTCATGCGTGGCGAAAGAGATCTCGACAACGTGGCCGAACTCTATCTGGCTCTCACAGAATCCAAGATTCCTACGGAGTTCATTACCTATCCGCGCGAGCCGCATTCGATTGGCGAGCCCGCCCATCAGCGCGACATGATGACGCGCAACCTCGATTGGTTCAAGCGCTGGCTAAGGCCCTAG
- a CDS encoding IclR family transcriptional regulator, with translation MENISKATAPALERGLTVLEAVARSRGGLTLSQITRYLDLPKSSAFCLLRTLEQCGYLIRDPKTGKYSVSLRICTVASMALNGIGLREKAKPYLRRLSEESGLTVHMAILENGSCLLIEKMTPAGVPPIATWVGKQLSLHCTAIGKAIGAYMDEEALTTLMREQGFMRHNENTICSMRRLKQELATVRQRGYSMDDEEEEISIRCIGGALFEDGKVVGGLSLVGTTNEIHGGTIQHLASMLVNTATQISELVKLPDLKHSAMSGPLRMKSVPTSRALASA, from the coding sequence ATGGAGAATATTTCCAAGGCCACGGCGCCTGCGTTGGAGAGGGGTTTGACAGTTTTAGAGGCCGTGGCGCGGTCGCGAGGTGGCTTAACGCTTTCGCAGATTACGCGCTACCTCGACCTGCCCAAGAGTTCCGCCTTTTGCCTTTTACGGACGCTCGAACAGTGCGGATATCTGATCCGAGATCCGAAGACCGGCAAGTACAGTGTCAGTTTGAGAATTTGCACCGTCGCCAGTATGGCCTTGAATGGCATTGGTCTTCGTGAGAAAGCCAAACCTTATCTGCGCCGGCTCTCAGAAGAGTCTGGTCTCACGGTGCACATGGCGATTCTCGAGAATGGATCTTGCCTGTTGATCGAGAAGATGACTCCCGCAGGCGTTCCACCGATTGCAACATGGGTGGGCAAGCAATTGAGCTTGCACTGCACTGCCATCGGGAAAGCGATTGGGGCCTACATGGACGAAGAAGCCCTGACAACGCTCATGCGCGAACAAGGGTTTATGCGCCACAACGAGAACACCATCTGTTCGATGAGGCGGCTGAAGCAGGAACTGGCCACCGTCCGGCAGCGTGGTTATTCCATGGACGATGAAGAAGAGGAAATCAGCATCCGCTGTATTGGTGGTGCACTGTTTGAGGACGGCAAGGTTGTTGGCGGTCTGAGCCTGGTTGGTACGACAAATGAGATCCACGGCGGAACGATCCAACATCTTGCGTCGATGTTGGTGAATACGGCAACGCAGATCTCAGAGCTGGTGAAGTTGCCGGATCTCAAGCATTCTGCGATGTCAGGACCCTTGCGGATGAAGTCGGTTCCAACTTCTAGGGCCTTAGCCAGCGCTTGA
- a CDS encoding amidohydrolase family protein, producing MVVDVHSHFFEYPRHFSPAFIKESVRGRNREIDLTVRWADYAKGATNATHTVVFGGKAKLAGLWVPDDEVAAYVATQPGRLIGYLSLDPTQPGWQDELRHGHQDLKLKGIKLMPMYAGFYPNSRDLDPLWEYATRHSLPVLLHTGTTFISNAPLDCTLPRLLDDVAIRFPEVRMVLAHLGHPYEGECVVTIRKHANLYADCSALHYRPFQLYHSLMLVQEYGVWDKVLFGSDYPFTTVDASITGMRALNDMLAGTALPRLDMDAMERLFTRDSLSILGIAP from the coding sequence ATGGTCGTCGACGTTCATAGCCACTTCTTCGAGTACCCACGCCACTTTTCTCCTGCATTTATTAAAGAATCCGTCCGCGGTCGCAACCGTGAGATCGATCTGACCGTTCGCTGGGCAGACTATGCCAAAGGAGCCACAAACGCCACACATACCGTCGTCTTTGGCGGCAAAGCAAAGCTCGCAGGACTGTGGGTGCCTGACGATGAAGTCGCCGCCTACGTTGCCACACAGCCAGGCCGGCTCATCGGTTATCTGTCGCTGGACCCCACTCAGCCGGGCTGGCAGGATGAACTCCGCCACGGCCATCAGGACCTGAAGCTCAAGGGCATTAAGCTGATGCCCATGTATGCGGGCTTCTATCCCAACTCCCGTGATCTGGACCCGCTCTGGGAATACGCCACACGCCACTCGCTCCCAGTTCTGCTGCATACCGGCACCACCTTCATCAGCAACGCGCCGCTCGATTGCACGCTGCCACGCTTGCTTGACGACGTCGCCATCCGCTTCCCGGAAGTGCGCATGGTCCTGGCTCACCTTGGTCATCCCTATGAAGGAGAATGCGTCGTCACGATTCGAAAACACGCCAATCTTTATGCGGACTGTTCCGCCTTACATTACCGCCCCTTCCAGCTCTATCATTCGTTGATGCTGGTGCAGGAGTATGGTGTGTGGGACAAGGTGCTCTTTGGTAGCGACTATCCCTTCACCACCGTTGACGCCAGTATCACTGGCATGCGCGCACTCAATGACATGCTTGCTGGGACCGCTCTGCCCCGTCTCGATATGGATGCCATGGAGAGACTCTTCACCAGAGACTCCTTATCCATCCTGGGCATCGCTCCCTAA
- a CDS encoding MFS transporter, with product MEPREHTISRRSAWVLVALLSLAFVINYMDRQVVFAIFPILRRELQFSDIQLGLAGSLFTWTYSAAMPVSGRLADIFPRHRLVIASLILWSLATFATACSRNLNEFLISRVLTGLSESLYVPAAIALITQAHPGATRSRALAVHGLAQFAGITLGSWYGGWAGEGIGWRPGLSILAALGVAYSFVIMKFLHSPERSVSEKKESAQATPLALLRSPSFIALSITFLSFCGMLWMLYAWLPTYIYDHFHLSLAESGLTATLFLQTGSASGAMLGGYVGDTYGARRPFGRFHVLLFGLVACAPFALGTFAAPSLLLLKSSAFCFGLFAGIFVSNIFASAYDIVSPGNFGLAAGIINMAGGLGSGAAILLTGIWKQSVSISSLMAIGAAFALLMALIFTLTLRRCTPAMPNRPATVPA from the coding sequence ATGGAACCCCGAGAGCACACAATCAGTCGACGAAGCGCCTGGGTGCTGGTCGCCTTGCTCTCGCTGGCCTTCGTCATCAACTATATGGATCGTCAGGTGGTATTTGCCATCTTCCCGATCCTCCGCCGCGAACTGCAGTTCTCAGACATTCAGCTCGGGCTCGCAGGCAGTCTCTTCACCTGGACCTACTCTGCAGCGATGCCGGTATCGGGCCGCTTAGCCGATATCTTTCCTCGTCATCGCCTGGTCATCGCCTCACTCATCTTGTGGAGCCTGGCAACCTTTGCCACGGCCTGCAGCCGCAACCTCAATGAGTTCCTCATCTCGCGCGTCCTCACCGGGTTGAGCGAATCGCTTTACGTACCAGCGGCTATCGCTCTCATCACGCAAGCTCATCCTGGCGCCACGCGCTCCCGCGCCTTGGCCGTGCACGGTCTGGCTCAGTTCGCCGGCATCACCCTGGGCAGTTGGTATGGCGGCTGGGCTGGAGAGGGAATCGGGTGGCGACCGGGCCTCTCGATCCTGGCGGCGCTCGGGGTGGCGTATTCCTTCGTCATCATGAAGTTCCTCCACTCTCCGGAACGCAGCGTTTCAGAGAAGAAGGAATCGGCTCAGGCCACGCCGCTTGCGTTACTGCGCTCCCCGAGTTTCATCGCTCTTTCGATCACCTTCCTCAGCTTCTGCGGCATGCTCTGGATGCTGTACGCCTGGCTGCCAACCTACATCTACGACCACTTCCATTTGTCTCTTGCGGAAAGCGGGCTCACCGCCACACTCTTTCTCCAGACCGGTTCTGCCTCGGGAGCCATGCTCGGAGGCTATGTCGGCGACACCTACGGGGCGCGGCGTCCTTTCGGCCGCTTCCACGTGTTGCTTTTCGGCCTTGTTGCCTGTGCGCCCTTCGCGCTTGGCACTTTCGCCGCGCCCTCACTTCTGTTGCTCAAGAGCTCAGCCTTTTGCTTTGGCCTCTTCGCAGGAATTTTTGTCTCGAATATCTTTGCCAGCGCTTACGATATCGTCTCACCCGGAAATTTCGGCTTGGCCGCCGGCATCATCAACATGGCAGGCGGCCTGGGCAGCGGCGCAGCCATCCTACTCACCGGCATTTGGAAGCAATCAGTTTCTATTTCGTCGCTGATGGCGATCGGCGCGGCCTTTGCACTGCTCATGGCCTTGATCTTCACGCTTACGCTCCGCCGCTGTACTCCCGCGATGCCAAATCGTCCAGCCACGGTGCCCGCTTAG
- a CDS encoding creatininase family protein, whose protein sequence is MLLENATWPEVAALPRNTIVVAPFGAMEQHGPHLPFQTDARIATELVQRLDQAVDGSALILPVQWAGYSPHHMDFAGSITLTAETYIRVAVEIASSLAHAGFHRFLLLNAHGGNRAILDVAATELRFQFPQASFVTATYWNVARAEIQGLRESSEGGMGHACELETSILLAISKHNVRLELAQPDGAWPCSDFLAHDMLGSSQIGIASAFSEFTKSGTNGDPRTATAAKGEQFLNAITGRLALLLRQYQSGELLLTKSVR, encoded by the coding sequence ATGCTTCTCGAAAATGCCACTTGGCCAGAGGTCGCCGCGCTCCCCCGCAACACCATCGTCGTTGCACCCTTTGGAGCGATGGAGCAACACGGCCCGCACCTACCCTTTCAAACAGATGCCCGCATCGCAACCGAACTTGTCCAGCGCCTCGACCAAGCGGTAGACGGCAGCGCCTTGATCCTGCCTGTCCAATGGGCTGGCTATTCGCCGCACCATATGGACTTTGCAGGCTCCATCACACTCACTGCGGAAACTTACATTCGTGTGGCGGTGGAGATTGCCAGCTCCCTCGCACACGCTGGATTCCATCGCTTCCTTTTGTTAAACGCGCATGGCGGCAATCGTGCGATTCTCGACGTCGCCGCCACGGAACTCCGCTTCCAGTTCCCTCAAGCCAGCTTCGTCACTGCCACGTATTGGAATGTAGCGCGTGCAGAGATCCAGGGACTTCGCGAATCCTCTGAGGGCGGCATGGGACATGCCTGTGAACTTGAAACGTCAATACTCCTTGCCATCTCCAAGCACAATGTCAGGCTGGAGTTGGCGCAGCCGGACGGAGCCTGGCCTTGCTCCGATTTCCTCGCACATGACATGCTCGGCAGCTCACAGATCGGCATCGCATCCGCCTTCTCGGAATTCACAAAGTCGGGTACAAACGGTGACCCTCGCACCGCCACTGCAGCGAAGGGAGAACAGTTCCTGAATGCAATTACCGGACGACTCGCTTTACTTCTCCGCCAATACCAATCGGGAGAATTGCTCCTCACTAAGTCCGTGCGTTAA